In Vigna angularis cultivar LongXiaoDou No.4 chromosome 8, ASM1680809v1, whole genome shotgun sequence, one DNA window encodes the following:
- the LOC108344251 gene encoding uncharacterized protein LOC108344251 translates to MADALSKLANSKGKDHLSSVIRQGMMNPSESGLYVRVADAKKVARYLLIGEDLYKRGLSSPLLKCISLEEAEYVMRELHEGVCGMHTGQRALRARVIRAGYFWPTVETDSKEFVKKCLKCQEHGRNFHIPPVELHSLMSPWPFAQ, encoded by the exons ATGGCGGATGCCTTATCTAAACTCGCCAACAGTAAGGGGAAGGATCACTTGTCGTCGGTCATTAGGCAAGGTATGATGAACCCTTCG GAGAGTGGATTGTACGTTCGGGTGGCTGATGCAAAAAAGGTCGCTCGGTATTTGCTGATAGGAGAGGATTTGTATAAGAGAGGCTTATCTTCACCTTTATTGAAATGTATATCTTTGGAGGAAGCCGAGTATGTGATGAGGGAGCTGCACGAGGGGGTATGTGGAATGCATACCGGGCAGCGAGCGCTACGTGCCAGGGTGATCCGAGCGGGATATTTCTGGCCGACGGTAGAGACAGATAGCAAAGAGTTTGTGAAGAAGTGCTTGAAGTGTCAGGAGCATGGAAGGAACTTCCATATCCCACCGGTGGAGTTGCATAGTTTAATGTCTCCTTGGCCGTTCGCGCAATGA
- the LOC108344250 gene encoding uncharacterized protein LOC108344250, with protein MDRFNRTARQVRGVGKKFTISTLATALRPSPFADNLFAEPPLTLDELQERAARFIRIEEMRAVQRRQQEQNSSSGQEKKEAKKPFVLGERLKGQKYRDGPKGARYERYTPLNTPRVRVLEEALNADLIRFVKEERKVRSPPKRARAERSDEREGGSSASARKRNLRELKSVHRVDVRKRSMPPITFTDEDFHAPDPDEDEPMVITAVIARYSMGKVLVDQGSSVNILYWKTFQQMDISKDLIAPYNEQIVGFAGERVDTRGYVDLRTCLGTERTKEVKNRFLLVDVNTSYNVLLGLPCLNAFGAIVSTPHLTLKFPLDNGTICTVRSDLRIARECYMTELKVQPSSLDPPSRHKRRRSEVAMADLDPRTNTDDRIEPM; from the exons ATGGATAGGTTCAATAGAACCGCACGACAAGTAAGGGGAGTAGGCAAGAAGTTTACTATCAGTACTCTGGCCACTGCGTTGAGGCCTTCCCCGTTTGCTGATAACTTGTTCGCAGAGCCCCCGCTAACCTTGGACGAATTACAAGAGAGGGCCGCTCGGTTCATTAGAATAGAAGAAATGAGGGCAGTCCAAAGGCGGCAGCAAGAGCAAAACTCAAGTTCAGGACAGGAGAAGAAGGAGGCTAAGAAACCGTTCGTACTAGGCGAGCGGTTAAAAGGCCAGAAGTATAGAGATGGCCCGAAGGGGGCTAGGTACGAAAGGTACACCCCGTTGAACACTCCAAGGGTGAGAGTACTGGAAGAAGCCCTTAATGCAGACTTGATAAGG TTTGTTAAGGAGGAAAGGAAGGTGAGAAGTCCGCCTAAGAGGGCTAGGGCGGAGCGAAGTGATGAGAGGGAGG GTGGGTCATCGGCGTCCGCAAGAAAAAGAAACCTGAGGGAGCTTAAGAGCGTTCATAGGGTAGATGTGAGAAAGCGCTCTATGCCGCCCATCACATTTACGGATGAAGATTTCCATGCTCCCGATCCGGATGAGGATGAGCCGATGGTAATAACTGCGGTCATTGCCCGATATAGCATGGGAAAGGTATTGGTGGACCAGGGCAGCTCTGTTAACATTCTATACTGGAAGACATTCCAGCAGATGGACATATCCAAAGACCTGATCGCCCCGTACAATGAGCAGATAGTAGGATTCGCGGGGGAAAGGGTAGATACAAGAGGATATGTGGATCTTAGAACGTGCCTGGGAACCGAGCGGACCAAGGAGGTGAAAAACAGGTTTTTGCTGGTGGATGTAAACACCTCTTATAATGTGCTATTAGGACTACCGTGTTTGAATGCATTCGGGGCAATTGTTTCCACACCCCATCTCACGCTGAAATTTCCGTTGGACAATGGAACCATTTGCACCGTTCGGTCCGACCTGAGGATTGCTAGAGAATGTTATATGACGGAGTTGAAGGTTCAGCCATCGTCATTAGATCCACCCAGTCGGCATAAGAGAAGGCGTTCGGAGGTAGCCATGGCAGATTTGGATCCAAGGACTAATACGGACGATCGGATAGAACCAATGTGA
- the LOC108346682 gene encoding uncharacterized protein LOC108346682: MASDGCDPPIPPSAKSEKEKGKKKSYMVKLLNRFNNVNASSSQPSTPTSTSTARFVPPPLQVLGLTPTPPPIPPSLEVPPLTPSSQQFAADQWRSPSPHVGSNPTTPTNMPSPSPIGDNPPRSSSAANDFEDVSNNRPIITPIGGGFYPTKTASKAITATIKAQFDEPWVTWGQIPQTRRDVFFERFRRKVSWRSNHEEKVKKNFHTKASHRLSEMFKKARTEGKKPDWMGDIVWNGLLEKWNMPLYRQKCEMAKKNRTSDKGGCLHTRGSISVHEHAIRLSQELGRSVHVDEIFQQTHIRASTGEFVDERSRRTHEEFEARFSQIRSETASVGASTCAPLDPADEERLRNQCWLDVAGGRYKGRVYGIGNVSAQDDCVDSYIQQTQASSSQQPIAEDILNLHTRVSTHDDQLRQMNSQLQGFIGVMMQYLPPPAAAIAQQFLQSQNQPQANVQPQQPQQPTDQPQQPTDQPQDDTVYGDY, from the exons ATGGCATCAGATGGTTGTGACCCTCCTATTCCACCTTCAGCAAAATCAGAAAAGGAGAAGGGCAAGAAGAAATCTTATATGGTCAAGTTGTTAAACCGTTTCAATAACGTAAATGCTTCAAGTAGTCAGCCATCTACACCTACCTCTACCTCCACTGCTAGATTTGTTCCACCACCATTACAAGTTCTTGGTTTGACACCTACTCCACCACCAATTCCACCTTCGTTGGAAGTTCCTCCTTTGACACCTAGTTCACAACAATTTGCTGCTGATCAATGGAGATCACCCTCCCCCCATGTTGGTTCTAACCCAACAACTCCCACAAATATGCCATCACCATCTCCTATAGGGGATAACCCTCCACGTTCAAGTTCAGCAGCCAATGACTTTGAAGATGTTTCCAACAATCGTCCAATCATTACACCTATTGGAGGAGG CTTTTATCCAACAAAAACAGCATCCAAAGCAATCACAGCCACCATCAAGGCACAGTTTGATGAGCCATGGGTGACATGGGGACAAATACCTCAGACACGAAGAGATGTTTTCTTTGAGCGTTTTAGG AGAAAGGTTTCATGGAGGTCTAACCATgaagaaaaggtgaaaaaaaatttccacACAAAAGCATCTCATAGATTATCTGAGATGTTTAAAAAAGCTCGAACAGAAGGAAAAAAACCTGATTGGATGGGGGATATTGTTTGGAATGGTCTTTTGGAGAAGTGGAACATGccactttatagacaaaaatGTGAAATGGCCAAAAAGAACAGGACATCTGACAAGGGTGGTTGTTTGCACACTAGGGGATCCATTAGCGTGCATGAGCATGCAATTCGTCTg TCACAGGAGCTTGGTCGGTCAgtgcatgttgatgaaatatttcagcaGACACATATTCGAGCATCAACAGGAGAATTTGTCGATGAAAGGTCTAGGCGGACACAT GAAGAGTTTGAAGCCAgattttctcaaataagatcTGAGACAGCATCCGTTGGGGCTTCAACATGTGCTCCCCTAGACCCTGCAGATGAGGAAAGATTGAGGAACCAATGTTGGTTGGATGTTGCTGGTGGACGGTACAAGGGACGCGTATACGGCATTGGAAATGTCAGTGCTCAAGATGACTGTGTCGATAGTTACATACAACAGACACAGGCATCTTCTTCTCAGCAACCGATTGCAGAGGACATTCTTAACCTCCACACACGAGTATCAACCCATGATGACCAACTTCGACAGATGAACTCTCAATTGCAAGGCTTTATTGGTGTCATGATGCAGTATCTTCCACCTCCTGCAGCCGCAATTGCACAACAATTTCTTCAATCCCAGAATCAGCCACAAGCTAATgttcaaccacaacaaccacaacaaccaaCAGATCAACCACAGCAACCAACAGATCAACCACAAGATGATACTGTTTATGGAGATTACTag